In Pyrus communis chromosome 1, drPyrComm1.1, whole genome shotgun sequence, the following are encoded in one genomic region:
- the LOC137726208 gene encoding protein CURLY FLAG LEAF 1-like has protein sequence MLSFQAHPLSPNQKKTIPDSENSSKKRKWDDEPYVNIEQLSEKRSKVPQCKPNSLFDIELHLETPLPSEWQRCLDIQSGQIHFYNTRTQMKTSRDPRRSPEPPTSPAADHHHHHISLDLELNLRSCDQSRANSDISTHSLSDLFMESHRPIQKNPNNLGFPVDRHQQQQQEMVATVCIKCHMLVMLCRSSPACPNCKYMHAPDQSPPTLFNFKPRCTSSFMC, from the exons ATGCTTTCTTTTCAAGCTCATCCTCTTTCTCCAAACCAAAAGAAGACAATCCCAGATTCTGAGAATTCATCCAAGAAAAGGAAATGGGACGACGAGCCATACGTTAATATTGAGCAACTTTCCGAAAAACGTTCAAAAGTACCACAATGCAAACCAAATTCCTTGTTTGATATTGAGCTTCACCTAGAGACTCCATTGCCTTCGGAGTGGCAAAGATGCCTCGATATTCAG TCGGGACAGATACATTTTTACAACACAAGGACTCAGATGAAGACTTCAAGGGACCCAAGGAGGAGCCCTGAGCCACCAACCAGTCCAGCTgctgatcatcatcatcatcacataAGCCTAGACCTGGAGCTCAACCTAAGATCATGTGATCAGTCTAGAGCTAATTCAGACATTTCAACACACAGCTTGAGTGATTTGTTCATGGAGTCCCATAGACCAATACAAAAGAACCCTAATAATTTAGGGTTTCCAGTTGATCgccaccagcagcagcagcaggagaTGGTGGCAACTGTGTGCATCAAGTGCCACATGCTGGTGATGCTGTGCAGGTCTTCTCCTGCATGCCCTAATTGCAAGTACATGCACGCACCTGATCAGAGCCCCCCAACCCTATTCAATTTCAAGCCAAGGTGTACTAGTAGCTTCATgtgttaa